A DNA window from Novosphingobium sp. RL4 contains the following coding sequences:
- the clpS gene encoding ATP-dependent Clp protease adapter ClpS, with the protein MSARAERVLSAPVGAGDDQDPDRGGGDDDQLGVATKTRAKPKKPSQFKVLMLNDDYTPMEFVVLVLKRFFHMDLEQATRVMLHVHQKGVGVCGIFPYEIAETKVNQVMDFARQNQHPLQCTLEKA; encoded by the coding sequence ATGTCCGCGCGCGCCGAACGTGTGCTTTCCGCACCGGTGGGAGCGGGAGACGATCAGGATCCCGATCGGGGGGGCGGTGACGACGATCAGCTCGGCGTCGCGACCAAGACGCGGGCCAAGCCGAAAAAGCCGAGCCAGTTCAAAGTGCTGATGCTCAATGACGATTACACCCCGATGGAATTCGTGGTGCTGGTCCTCAAGCGTTTCTTTCACATGGACCTGGAGCAGGCGACGCGGGTCATGCTTCATGTCCATCAGAAGGGCGTCGGCGTATGCGGGATTTTTCCTTACGAGATCGCCGAAACCAAGGTGAACCAGGTGATGGATTTTGCCAGGCAGAACCAGCATCCTCTCCAGTGCACGCTGGAAAAGGCCTGA
- a CDS encoding phasin family protein — protein sequence MIAIRPRPVCQQERRNSHMAGQEETKDEVLAEKAYEAAAAKAPVEVPKPVPPAPKRESAKPISDIAEAAVEPKSVVAAPAPKAEPAPAVSKASPPAAPKTAKAKVVKAKPAKAPKPAVKVLAAANPAKAPVAKVKAAPAAKIAAVAKPAAPKKVVPAKPVAAKPVIKAAKAKPVLVAVTKPLAPKANAAKKTAETKTVKFAGLFTPFMLEEKTMDMSANFAGFQDAITEAQTKAKAAFEKSAVAFGEVGDFTKGNVEAVLESGKIFAEGLQGFGSEFVAEGRSAFETLTGDIKELAAAKSPNDFFKLQGDLARKNFDSAVAYGSKNSEAVLKLMSDVFAPLSGRVSLAVEKARQTAA from the coding sequence TTGATCGCGATCCGCCCGAGACCCGTTTGCCAGCAGGAACGCAGGAACAGTCATATGGCCGGCCAGGAAGAGACGAAGGATGAGGTACTTGCTGAAAAGGCCTATGAGGCTGCCGCTGCAAAAGCGCCGGTAGAGGTGCCCAAGCCAGTGCCTCCTGCTCCGAAGAGGGAATCGGCAAAGCCCATCTCCGACATCGCGGAAGCGGCCGTTGAGCCGAAATCGGTTGTTGCCGCTCCTGCTCCCAAGGCCGAGCCGGCTCCAGCTGTTTCCAAGGCCAGCCCGCCTGCTGCTCCGAAAACTGCCAAGGCGAAGGTTGTAAAGGCAAAGCCTGCGAAGGCGCCGAAACCGGCTGTGAAGGTCCTGGCTGCGGCGAACCCGGCAAAGGCGCCCGTGGCCAAGGTCAAGGCTGCGCCTGCGGCAAAGATCGCTGCGGTGGCCAAGCCCGCCGCGCCGAAGAAAGTTGTTCCGGCCAAGCCCGTAGCGGCAAAGCCGGTCATCAAGGCCGCCAAGGCGAAGCCGGTCCTCGTGGCCGTGACGAAGCCTTTGGCGCCAAAAGCCAACGCGGCAAAAAAGACCGCTGAGACCAAGACAGTCAAGTTCGCAGGACTTTTCACACCATTCATGCTCGAGGAAAAAACGATGGACATGAGCGCTAACTTCGCCGGCTTCCAGGATGCCATTACCGAAGCTCAGACCAAGGCGAAGGCCGCATTCGAAAAGAGCGCTGTCGCGTTCGGCGAAGTGGGCGATTTCACCAAGGGCAATGTCGAAGCCGTGCTGGAATCGGGCAAGATCTTCGCTGAAGGCCTCCAGGGCTTCGGTTCCGAGTTCGTCGCTGAAGGTCGCAGTGCTTTCGAGACGCTGACCGGCGACATCAAGGAACTTGCCGCTGCCAAGTCTCCCAACGACTTCTTCAAGCTCCAGGGTGATCTGGCCCGCAAGAACTTCGACAGCGCCGTTGCCTACGGTTCGAAGAACAGCGAAGCCGTTCTCAAGCTGATGAGCGACGTGTTCGCGCCGCTTTCGGGCCGCGTTAGCCTCGCAGTGGAAAAGGCCCGCCAGACGGCTGCCTAA
- a CDS encoding class I poly(R)-hydroxyalkanoic acid synthase has protein sequence MATDATDLFTEMFRGQAQQVTGLFGQLVPAEGTPEAETAVQWAEIASRMHSIWTEFQVEQLGKAKGTPHYADPMKWIATAEAVVRQLPFSDPQIQQRLWGEAVDLVNGVLGQYGLGPRAGLKQDNGEAQPELPRSDRRFADPEWRRQPFFAVLHQLYLLFADEVTRMAGAVEGLEPAKKAQLMFAARAVVDALSPANFPLTNPVALEAASRTKGESLVRGFENMLDDMRKGQLTHTRPGAFVLGENIAVTPGKVVFETPLYQLIQYTPTTDKVLKTPLLIFPPWINRFYILDLNAKKSFVRWAVEQGVTVFMVSWKSADAGMAGVVWDDYIAAQVEAIDHVRERLGVPSVHTIGYCVAGTTLAATLAVLARKGEADKVASATFFTAQVDFEEAGDLKNFVDDQQIETLGKLSPEGYLDGRYLAATFNILRGNDLIWSYVEKNYLKGEEYPAFDLLHWNGDVTNLPAGWHRDYLRDLYRDNRLVVADSMQACGVPIDLHRIATPVYIQAGSEDHIAPPQSVWKLTHYLAGPWTFLLAGSGHIAGVVNPPSSNKYQYWVNDARPDTLGAFIEGAHEHPGSWWPHWAEWLRALDSAEIPARGKRRPGGRGDKVIEDAPGRYVATR, from the coding sequence ATGGCGACCGACGCCACCGACCTGTTCACCGAGATGTTCCGGGGCCAGGCCCAGCAGGTCACTGGCCTGTTCGGGCAGCTTGTCCCGGCCGAAGGTACGCCCGAGGCCGAGACTGCCGTTCAGTGGGCCGAGATCGCCAGCCGCATGCATTCGATCTGGACCGAGTTCCAGGTGGAGCAACTCGGCAAGGCGAAGGGCACGCCGCATTATGCCGATCCCATGAAGTGGATTGCCACGGCCGAGGCGGTCGTGCGCCAGTTGCCGTTTTCCGATCCGCAGATCCAGCAGCGGCTGTGGGGCGAAGCCGTGGATCTCGTCAACGGGGTGCTCGGTCAGTACGGCCTTGGCCCGCGAGCCGGGTTGAAGCAGGACAACGGAGAGGCGCAGCCCGAACTGCCTCGCAGCGATCGCCGTTTTGCCGATCCGGAATGGCGCCGCCAGCCGTTCTTCGCGGTGCTTCACCAACTCTATCTGCTGTTCGCGGACGAGGTGACGCGCATGGCCGGGGCGGTCGAGGGGCTGGAGCCGGCGAAGAAGGCGCAGCTCATGTTCGCGGCGCGTGCGGTCGTCGATGCGCTGAGCCCGGCGAACTTCCCTCTGACCAATCCGGTCGCTCTGGAAGCCGCGAGCCGGACCAAGGGTGAAAGCCTGGTCCGCGGCTTCGAGAACATGCTCGATGATATGCGCAAGGGACAACTCACCCACACTCGGCCCGGTGCCTTCGTGTTGGGGGAGAACATCGCGGTAACGCCGGGCAAGGTCGTGTTCGAGACTCCGCTCTACCAGCTGATCCAGTATACGCCGACAACGGACAAGGTGCTCAAGACCCCGCTGCTGATCTTCCCGCCCTGGATCAACCGGTTCTACATCCTCGACCTCAACGCGAAGAAAAGCTTCGTGCGCTGGGCCGTTGAGCAGGGCGTGACCGTGTTCATGGTTTCGTGGAAGTCGGCGGATGCGGGCATGGCCGGTGTCGTGTGGGACGACTATATCGCCGCGCAGGTCGAAGCGATCGACCATGTGCGCGAAAGGCTCGGCGTACCTTCCGTTCATACCATCGGATACTGCGTCGCCGGAACCACGCTTGCTGCAACCTTGGCCGTGCTGGCGCGCAAGGGCGAGGCTGACAAGGTTGCCAGTGCCACCTTCTTCACCGCACAAGTCGATTTCGAGGAAGCGGGAGACCTGAAGAACTTCGTGGACGACCAGCAGATCGAGACGCTCGGCAAGCTTTCGCCCGAAGGTTATCTCGATGGGCGCTACCTTGCCGCCACGTTCAACATCCTGCGCGGCAACGACTTGATCTGGAGCTACGTCGAGAAGAACTACCTCAAGGGCGAGGAATATCCGGCGTTCGACCTGCTCCACTGGAACGGCGATGTGACGAACCTGCCGGCGGGATGGCACCGGGACTATCTGCGGGACCTCTATCGCGATAACCGGCTGGTCGTTGCCGATTCGATGCAGGCTTGCGGTGTCCCGATCGACCTTCACCGGATCGCTACGCCGGTCTATATTCAGGCGGGAAGCGAAGATCACATCGCGCCCCCGCAGAGCGTGTGGAAGCTCACCCACTATCTGGCAGGTCCCTGGACCTTCCTGCTTGCAGGGTCAGGTCATATTGCCGGCGTGGTCAATCCGCCCAGTTCGAACAAGTACCAGTACTGGGTCAACGATGCGCGGCCGGACACTCTCGGTGCTTTCATCGAAGGGGCTCATGAGCATCCCGGAAGTTGGTGGCCGCACTGGGCAGAGTGGCTGCGGGCGCTGGATTCGGCTGAGATTCCCGCCCGTGGAAAGCGGCGCCCCGGCGGCCGGGGGGATAAGGTGATCGAGGATGCGCCGGGCCGTTACGTGGCCACGCGCTGA